A window of Nomascus leucogenys isolate Asia chromosome 19, Asia_NLE_v1, whole genome shotgun sequence genomic DNA:
AGGGCTCTGTGGCAATAGTGGATTactgttaatttcctgattttgatggttGGATTGTAGTTATGTAGGTGAGTGCCTCTGCATCTGaaaaatacacaatgaagtaTTAAGACACCATGTTTGCACCTTATTCTCAAATGGTTCGGAAATGATTATAGAGAATCTGGGTAAAAAATACATAGGAGCTCCAGGTAAAACATACATGTAATTTAGACACATTGCCAGGATACATGTGTAAAAGTTCATGATCTCCTAGGTTCCACAGGGTTTCTATTAGCTCCTTTCCCCAGGGAAAATTGTAGTAAAGTTTGTTTCCTTTCCGGCCTTCTTCATCCTGGCAGTCACTGCTGCTGAAGTTAGATGGACTCATGgcaaactggaaaagaaaatttaagtttgTCTTAACATACTTAAATAAATGCTAATTTAACTCCCATAATTATCTGTAAGAATTTAAATTGTCTGATactttttattcagcaaatatgcGAAACTAGTCAAGTCCCGAATacgaattttaaaatttattctaatttacatttttttttttgagacgtgtctcgttctgttgcccaggttagagtacagtggctAGTCAcaggtacaatcatagctcactgctgcctcctactgctggcctcaagcaatcctcctgcctcaggattcagagtagctgggaccacaggttgctgaaatttaatttttaaaaagtgaaaatactggccaggcgcagtggctcatgcctgttatcccagctctttgggaggctgaggcagggggattgcttgagcttaggactTCGacaccaacctgggtaacagagcaagacttcatctctacaaataataaaagaagttgcagtgagcggtgattgtGCAACTGCAGTCCAGCccgggcaaaagagtgagactatgtctctaaaaaaaccGAGATGGAGTCAGTTGTACCAGTGAAGGACAAGAAACTTCTGGAGGTCAAACTAGGGGAGCTGCCAAGCCAGATCTTGATGTGGGACTTCAGCCCTAGTGGCCTTGATGGAGCGTTTCAAAGAGGTTACTACTGGTACTACAACAAGTACATCAATGTGAAGAAGGGGAGCATCTCGGGGTTTACCATGGTGCTGGCAGGGTACATGCTCTTCACCTACTGCCTTTCCTACAAGGAGCTCAAGCACGAGCGGCTACGCAAGTACCACTGAAGAAGACACGCTCTGCATTCCCCCAGCAACCTTCCTGGCTGGAGCCCCTCCATAAGGAACACAATCTCGATTGTTGCTGAATCCTTTCATATCCTAATGGGAATTAACCTCCAAATAAAAGATGACTGGtacttgtgggaaaaaaaaaaaagacaacaaaaataaaataaaataaaaagtgaaaatactgAGTATATtgcttaaaatattgttttttagtAGGAAAGAACTACAGAGAAAAAACTGTTGATGTTATCCAGCCTTTTATGGCCAATGAAGAAGAGGGGAAGTTAACCACGACTAAAGTGGGATAAAGAAGAAAGTATCACATAGTCCTCATTCTTACCCTTCTGTGAAGTTCTTGATGACTCGTGATTATTTCATACAGTTTAAATGGGTATTTGGGGATGTTTGAGTTGCAAAATGGTAACATAACACATGGCAAGACAAAAATGCTTacttcaactctttttttttcagtgagtACTAAAACTTGATCATCAATTACAGAGCCATTTTGACTAATATGGAAAGTTCATGGAGGTAGGTAGCAAAGGCTGAAGCTGTGACAATGGTCAAGGGTCAAACTCTACATCAGCCAGGAATGCTAGGTGAGGGCTTTGAATTTTACCTTATACAGAAAGGCTAATTAACAAACACATCTGAGCCCAACAAATGTTTTTACCAAAGTAACTTTGTAATCTATAACAA
This region includes:
- the LOC100604641 gene encoding ATP synthase subunit f, mitochondrial-like isoform X2, producing MESVVPVKDKKLLEVKLGELPSQILMWDFSPSGLDGAFQREHERLRKYH
- the LOC100604641 gene encoding ATP synthase subunit f, mitochondrial-like isoform X1 — protein: MESVVPVKDKKLLEVKLGELPSQILMWDFSPSGLDGAFQRGYYWYYNKYINVKKGSISGFTMVLAGYMLFTYCLSYKELKHERLRKYH